In Chlorobiota bacterium, the sequence GAACCGGTGGAGATTAAAACCGCCAGCATCAGCGGAACCCACGCCGGTGATTACACCATCACGGGGGCCTCGCCGGCCGGGCAGACGATTCCGCCCGGGGGAAGCCTTTCGTTCACCGTCCGCTTTGCTCCGCAAGGAATCGGGGCGCGTGTGGCCCAGGTGGACCTGACGACAACCGCCGTCAATGCGCCAACGTTGGCGATTGACCTTCGTGCACGGAAGGACACCACAACGCTGACCCCGTCGGTTGCGTCGCTTCCGTTCCCGCGGGTTCTGGCTTGCGACGACACCGTCCGGCTTCCCATCACCTTCAGCAACGACGGCAGCGTCCCCGACACCATCACCTCCATTGATTTCGGCAGCGCAACCGCTTACGGAGTGGATGATCCATTGCCGATCATCATCTATCCTGGCATTCCCAAAACAGTCACCGTTCGGTTCGCGCCCGCTGCCGATGGGAGCTTCCCCGCAACCTTAACTGCGGTTGGGGCCCCATGCAACCTGCGGGCAACGGTAAGCCTTAGCGGCGAGCGGATTTCGCCATCGCTGGCAACCTCCGCCGCAACGGTCAATTTTGGCACCGTCTATCTGTGCGATGGCGACACCACCGCCCAGGTGACGATTACCAACAACGGCCAAGTTGCCGACACCATCAACCGCGCCTTCTTCACGGGGAACCCGGCGTTCTTCATGCAGGAGAACTACCCGATTGTGTTGGACCCCGGGGCAAGCCGCACCTTCACGATGACCTTTACTCCATCGGCCCAGGGGATCTTCAACGGCGAGCTGAACATCGAGTGGGGGCCATGCGGACGCACCACCACCGTGAACGTGGTGGGCCAGGGGGTCCAGCCCTCAACCCAGCTAAGCGCGACCGGGGTTGACTTTGGGCAGGTAAACATCAAAACCACGGGGACCGGAACAATCCGGCTGCGGAACACCGGAACGGTGGGGCGAACGGTGGGGGCGATTGATCTTGGAGGATTAGGGGAGGTGACGATCACCAAGCCAGCGCAGTTCCCGGCAACAATCCCTGCTGGAGGTGAGCTGGAGATTGAGTTCACCTACGCGCCGCAAGCCAAAGGGAAGCTAACGGGAACCGCCACGATTACCGTGGATGCGCCATGCGGCCAGCAGCTAAGCCTTGCGATTGCTGGGGAAGCGGTGGGTGAGGATATCGTGATTGCGCAGTTGACGGTGGGGGCGCAGAACAACGTGATTGGAAGGGTGAACGAGAACGTTCAGATTCCGCTTTCTATCACCGGATCGGACAACCTAACGGCTGCGGCAATCAACACGATGCGGGTCTATCTCCATTATCGCTACACGCTGCTGGCTCCGCTGCGTTCTTTCTCGCAGCTTCCTGGCATGACCGCAACAATCGCCGACAGCCGCATTGTTGGGGACCAGCGGGTAATGGCCATTGACCTGAGCGGCGGAACGTTCCCAGCCACTGGTGAGATTGCGCGCTTGGAGTGCCTGGCACTGCTTGGCGATACCTCCTCCACCATCATCACCATTGACTCGGTGACGGTGACAACGCCGCCAAACCGCCAGGTGACGGTCAACCGGCAGAATGGCAGCTTCCTTACCGACGGCATCTGCCGGATAGATGGAGATCGCTACGTGTTGCTGGATGAAGGGGCCTCGCTGAAGGCACTCTATCCCAACCCGTTCAGCAGCAGCGCCACCATTGAGTTCGGCCTTGACCAAGCGGGAAGCGTCCAGCTTGTTGTCACCGATCTTCGCGGCGTGCCTATCAGGACGTTGGTTAGCAGCCAGCTTCCGGCTGGCGATTACTCCGTCCTGTTCCAGGCGAATAGCCTTCCGGCCGGGCTGTATTTCTGCGAGCTTCACTACGGCCAAACCGTGCTTCGCCAGCCATTGGTGCTGGTCAAATAAAAACCGGATTGCGGGGCAAAAAAACAGCATCAGCTGCATGTTCGCCCCGCGCTGCCGGCCATTCTGCGCCGTGGCATGGTTGCCAACGGACCTCACACACATAAACAGCAACTTTCACAAGGTCTTCCGACTTTTTTCAGCGATATGCACGAACGTTACATCACATACATCAATCGGTGCGGGGCGTTATTCGCGCTGATGCTTCTTTGCGCGGTTGCCGCCGTGGCCCAACCGCAAGGCGCGCGCGAATCACTTCCGGTTCCCTTGCTGCAGTTTGGCGGGTATGGCGGGGTGGTAATCGGGAGCAGCTCGGGTTCGTTTGCAAGTCTTCCCGGCATCAACAATTGCAAAGGGGATACCGTGCTGTTCGATGGCGGTTCGGGGAATGGATTTATGGTGGCGGGGATGGTGGCGATGCGCCCAGCCCTTCTTCAAGGGGATGCCGTTTCCCATATCAGCTGGCAGGCGCGGGTTGGGTTCGCATCGGCCAGCACCACCTTCGAGGCCAGCGAACTTATCGGCCCGGCAATGAACCCAATGGGGATGGTGCTGCCAGTAACCAGCAAGTACGTGGTGGAAACCAGCCTTTCCGAGCTTCGGGTGGAGCCATCGGCCACCTACCAGATTAGCCGCTCGACACCGTTGGTTTTTGCTGTGGGGGCGCGG encodes:
- a CDS encoding outer membrane beta-barrel protein, translated to MHERYITYINRCGALFALMLLCAVAAVAQPQGARESLPVPLLQFGGYGGVVIGSSSGSFASLPGINNCKGDTVLFDGGSGNGFMVAGMVAMRPALLQGDAVSHISWQARVGFASASTTFEASELIGPAMNPMGMVLPVTSKYVVETSLSELRVEPSATYQISRSTPLVFAVGARLGFLMGKTFTHHEEVASPTGARYGDGTTERNNSSGDLQETSSFQAGVTAGIGFDINLSNSIALRPEAGTMLGFTSPVSGIDWSQTELRFGLSLMYTTEPPKGTPLGD